A window of Sordaria macrospora chromosome 6, complete sequence genomic DNA:
TAAGAAGGGAATTCGAGCAGATGTTATCACAGAGGTGCCTCAAGTGTACAGACAGATTATGCCTAATTTTGAAGGAAGTTGAAAATCTATCCCCGGAAATTATACGGTACGATAGGTAATCGTGCGGATCTTCCTTGTAGGGCTGAACGTCTGCCAGTTCCACTTGCATACCTACGTAAAAGCAAATGGCAAAGCTATAAATCACCCTGCGTTGCCGAACGGTCTGACCTGGAGTCTACCGATATAAACTGAGTTGATACGGTACCGAAACTCAACCCTCACTCGCCTCTCCaacccatctcatctcacatcccatcccatttcATCGTTTTGCAAAGACTAAGGTATTTCGGTATATAGTACAATAAAGATGCTATTCTACAACAAACCCCTTTCACATATGCTTGTTTTGCACACAAGGGCCCAGGTCtggtttctctctctctcgcgGTCGGTAGGGCAGTGCCATGATAATACAGATTTCCacatttcctttttccatAAGCGAGGTCTTCCTTATACACCACCAGCAAACATGGCCCTGAGCGCATCCTCGCTCAAGAAGgtatccttctccttctgcacAGCCACGCTGTTGTCCTGTGCCCGTCTCTTCCGGGCGTCGGCCGCCCGCGTCTCCGCCAGCTCAAAATAACCCTGCACGTCGGCGGGCGTCTTCCATGTGACCACGCCGCGCTGCGCCGCTTCGAGTCTGCGCTTCTGGCCATGCTCACCGGCGCGGCCGAGGACGCCGCTGATGAGGGCGGTTGCTCGCAAACTGTTGTAATAGAATCATGAAATGTCAGCAACGCACTGCAACATAAGCATCACACGCATTAAGTGTAGGTGGTTTCCTTACCTGTCGTCGTTGGCCGGAATCTGGTAAGTAACCCACGAcgggttggtgttggtatcAATGATACCAATGGTCGGGATCTTGGCCAAGCTGCACTCGTACAACAGGGTCATGTTCTCCTTGGGGTTCAGGCAGACAACGAGATCGGGTGCCAAGGGTCTGCGGTCGTGCAGATGGTCCTCGAACCCTTGGAGGGGGCGATCGAGCTCGTCCACCACCGTCAGCGGAACACCTCCCAGCAGCTGCTCGCGGTTGGTAATCGTGCCGGGCCTCCACTTGGTGAACAGGTGGCAGGCCTTGGCCATCTCGGCGGCGCGCACAACGATGGGGCGCTGACCAGGACGGGTGCCGACAAACAGAATCAGGCCGCCGCGGTAGgcgacctcctcgacgacgcgGGCGGCGCGGCGCAGGTGGATGGATGTCGTCTCCAGCGAGATGATGTGGATGCCCTGGCGCACACCGTAGATGTAGCGCGCGTTGGCCGGGTTCCAGAGCGAGGTGTTGTGGCCCATGTGGGCCTGGGCGGCCATGAGGTCCTCAAGCGACGCCTCCGAGGGCGGGTTGCGGAGGTACTGCTCGGGGATGTAG
This region includes:
- a CDS encoding mitochondrial 37S ribosomal protein uS2m, yielding MIVRNIGARLGRRALATPLSRASLQAQSPRFYSQDNFTAPPPPTNNTRKQAAAKTAFAEPTLEEQAEFYAESIEQPTPEFVASPSAAAEAWGSSGPSATAAAETVTTWDPTLVDAEALKLKQEIEAIPGNYKLFKQTKAQTQKLGAGVEVRYIPEQYLRNPPSEASLEDLMAAQAHMGHNTSLWNPANARYIYGVRQGIHIISLETTSIHLRRAARVVEEVAYRGGLILFVGTRPGQRPIVVRAAEMAKACHLFTKWRPGTITNREQLLGGVPLTVVDELDRPLQGFEDHLHDRRPLAPDLVVCLNPKENMTLLYECSLAKIPTIGIIDTNTNPSWVTYQIPANDDSLRATALISGVLGRAGEHGQKRRLEAAQRGVVTWKTPADVQGYFELAETRAADARKRRAQDNSVAVQKEKDTFLSEDALRAMFAGGV